In Ancalomicrobiaceae bacterium S20, the following proteins share a genomic window:
- a CDS encoding sigma factor-like helix-turn-helix DNA-binding protein — MATLPAEQVELVRQAFFGGLSHSEIAERTGLPLGTVKSRIRLAFTRLRRALEGDGAIDL, encoded by the coding sequence ATGGCGACGCTGCCGGCCGAGCAGGTCGAGCTGGTGCGGCAGGCGTTCTTCGGCGGGCTGTCGCACAGCGAGATCGCCGAGCGGACCGGCCTGCCGCTCGGCACGGTCAAGTCCCGCATCCGTCTCGCTTTCACAAGGCTGAGGCGCGCGCTCGAAGGCGACGGCGCGATCGATCTCTGA